A region from the Deltaproteobacteria bacterium genome encodes:
- the bamA gene encoding outer membrane protein assembly factor BamA, translating into MKSNINIDARFRAWHRRLAWLLPAFVCLLAICSATEAAPIIRKIEIVGNRRIDSGTLLSRIQSKKGESLSMETIRKDIRAIYGMGGYFENVQVESEPVKDGIRLIFRVKEKPIISEITIKGNKELEEGKIRDVLKARIGSPYDLRQIKRDREAIRKLYRDEGFYFAKIQATAKDDRNKNKKLHYKISEGKKVIIGEIILKGSKQLKPGEIKKKAMETKEHWMLSFISSAGVYKRETLNIDLARIKDFYYSHGYLEVKVGEPEISFKKPKRRTHDRFYEWFEGWGWGKSKIVVTIPIHEGKQYKIGKVRFEGNNAISSEILASSLSSKKGEIFSSEKIRKDISIIAHLYGKKGYAFANGTPLTNLHRETRTVDLTWDIDEGQRVYIGEVNILGNVRTRDNVIRRELRFNEGDRYNIAKIDRSKVRIRNTGFFKDVQIRTNRRPGRQVVDLNVLVKEQQTGSLSFGIGASSTQGLIGSFDVQQKNIFGTGREVNISAVLGGKDSSFNLRFVEPWLYDREVSLGFNLYKNISDYDSFREETLGGGMTFGRALDEYSRGSIGINYEDIHYNNVDQGYNANLIQGQSVSDITLGWKRNTVDNIMDPTRGYLARASAKLAGLIGNAKFNKYYLADRIFIKGPGKITFSENGEVGYIKASSAKEIPVSELYYLGGIESLRGYQYRSLGPRNFFGSLIGGRKMLLSNSEIYFPVAPSAGLKGFLFFDIGKVYDPVTRTVISSYREIDTDGDGFVDTTEAVRSPNITDGNQWKRSYGIGISWRSPAGPIKLVWAKAMNPEAFDNVETIQFSMGTTF; encoded by the coding sequence TTGAAAAGTAATATCAACATAGACGCTCGATTCCGGGCATGGCACCGGCGGCTTGCCTGGCTGTTGCCGGCTTTCGTTTGTCTGCTGGCAATCTGCAGTGCCACCGAGGCCGCCCCGATCATCCGGAAGATCGAGATTGTGGGCAACCGAAGGATTGATAGCGGAACACTCCTCAGCCGTATCCAATCGAAAAAGGGGGAATCGCTCTCCATGGAAACCATCCGGAAAGATATCCGGGCAATCTATGGCATGGGGGGATATTTCGAGAACGTGCAGGTAGAAAGCGAACCGGTCAAAGACGGAATCCGGCTAATCTTCCGGGTCAAGGAGAAACCGATCATCTCTGAGATTACGATCAAGGGAAACAAGGAATTGGAAGAGGGAAAAATCCGGGATGTCCTCAAGGCACGGATCGGCTCTCCCTATGATCTCCGGCAGATCAAACGTGACCGAGAGGCCATCCGGAAACTGTACCGTGACGAAGGTTTTTACTTTGCAAAGATTCAGGCAACGGCAAAAGATGACCGGAATAAAAACAAAAAACTCCACTACAAGATCAGCGAAGGGAAAAAGGTCATCATCGGCGAGATCATCCTGAAGGGGAGCAAGCAGCTCAAGCCCGGAGAGATCAAGAAAAAGGCCATGGAAACCAAGGAACACTGGATGCTTTCCTTTATCAGTTCCGCCGGGGTCTATAAACGGGAGACACTCAATATCGACCTGGCCCGGATCAAGGATTTCTACTACAGCCACGGCTACCTTGAGGTCAAGGTGGGAGAACCGGAGATCTCCTTCAAAAAACCGAAAAGACGCACACATGACCGATTCTACGAATGGTTCGAGGGATGGGGGTGGGGCAAGAGCAAGATTGTCGTGACAATCCCCATCCATGAAGGAAAGCAGTACAAGATCGGGAAGGTCCGTTTTGAGGGAAATAATGCCATCTCCAGTGAGATCCTGGCTTCCTCCCTCTCCTCGAAGAAAGGAGAGATCTTCAGCAGCGAGAAGATCCGGAAGGATATTTCCATCATTGCTCATCTCTATGGAAAAAAGGGGTACGCCTTTGCCAACGGAACTCCCCTGACCAATCTTCACCGGGAGACCCGGACCGTGGACCTTACCTGGGATATCGATGAGGGACAGCGGGTCTACATCGGCGAGGTCAATATCCTGGGAAACGTTCGGACCCGGGACAACGTGATCCGACGGGAACTCCGCTTCAATGAAGGAGACCGGTACAATATTGCCAAGATAGATCGAAGCAAGGTTCGCATCCGGAATACCGGTTTTTTCAAGGACGTGCAGATCCGGACCAATCGACGGCCCGGCCGGCAGGTGGTTGATCTTAACGTCCTGGTTAAAGAACAACAGACCGGCTCCTTGAGTTTCGGGATCGGCGCCAGTTCCACCCAGGGGCTGATCGGATCTTTCGATGTGCAGCAGAAAAACATCTTCGGCACCGGGCGGGAGGTCAACATCTCCGCCGTCCTCGGCGGAAAGGACAGCAGTTTTAACCTCCGATTTGTGGAGCCCTGGCTCTATGACCGGGAGGTCAGTCTCGGGTTCAACCTCTATAAGAACATCTCCGATTACGACTCCTTCCGGGAAGAAACCCTGGGCGGCGGCATGACGTTCGGCCGCGCCCTCGATGAGTACAGCCGGGGATCGATCGGCATCAACTACGAAGACATCCATTACAACAATGTCGACCAGGGATACAACGCAAACCTGATCCAGGGACAGTCGGTCTCCGACATCACTCTGGGCTGGAAGCGAAACACCGTCGACAACATCATGGACCCGACCCGGGGCTACCTGGCCCGGGCCTCCGCAAAACTCGCCGGACTCATCGGCAACGCAAAATTCAACAAGTACTATCTTGCCGACCGGATCTTCATCAAGGGCCCCGGAAAAATCACCTTCTCCGAAAACGGAGAGGTTGGTTATATCAAAGCGAGCAGCGCAAAGGAGATCCCCGTATCCGAACTTTATTATCTGGGAGGGATCGAATCGCTGCGGGGGTATCAGTACCGGAGCCTGGGCCCGAGGAACTTTTTCGGCAGCCTCATCGGCGGCAGAAAGATGCTCCTGTCCAACTCCGAGATCTATTTCCCCGTCGCACCTTCGGCGGGACTGAAGGGCTTTCTCTTCTTCGATATCGGAAAAGTCTATGACCCCGTCACCCGGACGGTCATCTCATCCTACCGGGAGATCGACACCGATGGAGACGGTTTCGTCGACACCACCGAAGCGGTACGAAGCCCGAACATCACCGACGGCAATCAATGGAAGCGAAGCTACGGAATCGGCATCTCCTGGCGCTCTCCGGCGGGACCGATCAAGCTGGTATGGGCAAAGGCAATGAACCCGGAAGCCTTTGATAACGTTGAGACAATTCAGTTCAGCATGGGAACGACCTTTTAA
- the lpxD gene encoding UDP-3-O-(3-hydroxymyristoyl)glucosamine N-acyltransferase: MSGKGHHKTWRLSELASQAGGHLEGDGTLEISGLNSLKDAGTGELAFLANPKYLPELERTKASAVILPPDVPVRIAAIRSPNPYLAFAKIATLMQGERPAPLGVSSDLMQGVRCRLGKDLSIHPRVVLGNHVTVGDRVTLHSGVVIGDNSIIGDDTRFYSNVSVRENCRIGKRVILHCGVVIGSDGFGFAPDGNEYYKIPQTGGVVLEDDVEIGANSTIDRGALGDTIIRRGTKIDNLVMIAHNVEIGENSIIVSQVGISGSTKIGNHVTLAGQVGVAGHLTIGDEVTVGAQSGITRNLAPKKRVSGLPVIDHQKWLKAASSFEHLPTIRKAVRKLEERIRELEATRREAPGSSKEGGYRR; the protein is encoded by the coding sequence ATGTCCGGGAAAGGGCACCACAAAACCTGGCGTCTCTCCGAACTGGCCTCGCAGGCCGGCGGTCATCTGGAGGGAGACGGGACCCTCGAAATCTCGGGCCTGAATTCTCTGAAGGATGCGGGGACCGGGGAGTTGGCCTTTCTGGCCAACCCGAAATACCTGCCGGAACTGGAACGGACAAAGGCCTCGGCCGTGATCCTGCCGCCGGACGTTCCTGTACGGATCGCTGCAATTCGGAGTCCAAACCCCTATCTCGCCTTCGCGAAGATCGCGACACTGATGCAGGGAGAAAGACCCGCCCCCCTCGGGGTGAGTTCCGACCTGATGCAGGGAGTTCGGTGCCGGCTGGGCAAGGATCTCTCCATTCATCCCCGAGTGGTCCTGGGCAATCACGTGACCGTAGGGGATCGAGTCACCCTCCATTCCGGGGTCGTCATCGGCGACAACAGCATTATCGGCGACGATACACGTTTCTATTCCAACGTCTCCGTGCGGGAGAATTGCCGGATCGGGAAAAGGGTCATCCTCCATTGCGGAGTGGTCATCGGCAGCGACGGGTTCGGTTTCGCCCCGGACGGTAATGAATATTACAAAATCCCCCAAACCGGCGGGGTCGTCCTTGAAGATGATGTGGAGATCGGCGCCAATTCGACCATCGACCGCGGCGCATTAGGAGACACCATCATCCGCCGGGGAACAAAGATCGACAATCTCGTCATGATCGCCCACAATGTGGAGATCGGAGAAAATTCGATCATCGTCTCACAGGTCGGCATTTCCGGCAGCACGAAGATCGGAAATCATGTCACCCTCGCCGGACAGGTCGGTGTGGCGGGTCACCTGACGATCGGGGATGAGGTCACGGTCGGAGCACAGTCCGGGATCACGCGGAACCTGGCGCCCAAGAAACGGGTCAGCGGCCTGCCGGTAATTGACCATCAAAAGTGGCTGAAAGCGGCAAGCAGCTTTGAGCACCTGCCGACGATCCGGAAGGCGGTAAGGAAACTGGAAGAACGGATCCGGGAACTCGAAGCTACGAGGAGGGAGGCCCCCGGATCTTCAAAAGAAGGAGGATATAGAAGATGA
- a CDS encoding Do family serine endopeptidase, protein MKRKYFLWITILFVLFHPPLSAAHAPYSRRNAVVEAVEKSSAAVVNVSSEQIHETRATPFNFGASSPFFDDFFRDFYESLGPREYKTQSLGSGVIISSKGYILTNEHVVDRATAIRVRLADKTEYRATLVGSDPKSDIAVLRIKADKPLPYIHMGRSDDLMIGETVIAIGNPFGLSHSVTTGVISALNRSIRTKNRLYQDFIQTDASINPGNSGGPLLNINGQLIGINTAIYRKAEGIGFAIPIGRARRIYEDLLAFGRVHKPWLGIFLQDLTPQLVRYFNLPEGKGILISRVIRNSPADRAGLREGDILIRIGDHEVEDRESYLTLIEGYRVNDKIPLRYLRNGKMKRATVKGSSVTPERALSISREWLGLDVAEGAEGVVLKKVGRHSEAYRIGLRPGDLIRQVNSIPVSSLKDYQEAMEQVLNAENVVLMVVRDGVGYSVTLSP, encoded by the coding sequence TTGAAAAGGAAATATTTTCTCTGGATCACGATTCTGTTTGTTCTTTTCCACCCCCCTCTTTCCGCCGCCCATGCTCCCTATTCCAGGCGGAATGCCGTGGTGGAGGCGGTAGAGAAGAGTTCGGCGGCGGTTGTGAATGTCAGTAGCGAGCAGATTCATGAAACACGCGCCACCCCCTTCAACTTCGGCGCTTCTTCTCCTTTTTTTGACGATTTTTTCCGTGATTTCTATGAATCCTTGGGACCCCGGGAGTACAAGACACAGAGTCTCGGTTCGGGGGTCATCATCTCCTCCAAGGGTTATATTCTGACCAACGAACATGTGGTCGACCGGGCTACGGCGATTCGGGTCCGACTGGCGGACAAGACGGAATACCGGGCGACCCTCGTCGGTTCCGATCCCAAGTCGGACATCGCCGTTCTCCGGATCAAAGCAGACAAGCCCCTCCCATATATCCATATGGGCCGTTCCGACGATCTCATGATCGGGGAGACGGTGATTGCCATCGGGAACCCTTTCGGCCTTTCCCATTCCGTGACCACCGGCGTGATCAGCGCCTTGAACCGGTCGATCCGGACGAAAAACCGTCTTTACCAGGATTTCATCCAGACTGATGCCTCCATTAATCCGGGCAACAGCGGGGGGCCGCTTCTCAATATCAACGGGCAACTCATCGGCATCAACACGGCGATCTACCGGAAGGCCGAGGGGATCGGGTTCGCCATTCCCATCGGGCGGGCCCGGCGGATTTATGAAGATCTCCTGGCCTTCGGGCGGGTCCACAAACCCTGGCTCGGAATTTTTCTGCAGGACCTGACACCGCAACTGGTCCGATACTTCAATCTTCCCGAAGGGAAGGGGATCCTGATCTCCCGGGTGATCAGGAACAGCCCCGCCGATCGGGCCGGACTTCGGGAAGGGGACATCCTGATTCGAATCGGGGACCACGAAGTGGAGGATCGGGAATCCTATCTGACGCTGATTGAAGGATACCGGGTGAATGACAAGATACCCCTCCGGTATCTTCGGAATGGGAAGATGAAAAGGGCCACTGTAAAAGGGAGTTCGGTTACCCCGGAACGGGCGCTGTCGATCTCGCGTGAATGGCTCGGGCTCGATGTGGCCGAAGGTGCGGAAGGCGTGGTTCTCAAAAAGGTCGGCCGGCATTCCGAAGCGTACAGAATCGGGCTTCGTCCGGGTGATCTCATTCGGCAGGTGAACAGTATTCCCGTCAGTTCTTTAAAGGATTATCAGGAGGCCATGGAACAGGTATTGAATGCAGAGAATGTAGTACTGATGGTGGTCCGGGACGGGGTAGGGTATTCCGTGACCTTGTCGCCCTGA
- a CDS encoding OmpH family outer membrane protein has product MKAKTPLMAILILSFLLISFRPASAKENQIGIVDFQKVFEESTVIRKMNDNLQDKIKAQEQEIEKKREDLAKMQQDLEKKKALMNADARTQKEEELRQKLKDLKRYADDKKDEFQRKGNSLMQAIMKDLTKIVQEIRKEKGYTAILERSSGGVVCCSPSVDITEEVISEYDKRNK; this is encoded by the coding sequence ATGAAAGCAAAAACCCCCCTGATGGCAATACTGATCCTTTCTTTCCTGCTGATCTCTTTCCGGCCGGCCTCGGCCAAGGAAAATCAAATCGGGATCGTTGATTTCCAGAAGGTCTTTGAAGAATCAACGGTCATCCGAAAGATGAACGACAATTTACAGGACAAGATCAAAGCGCAAGAGCAGGAGATCGAAAAAAAACGGGAGGACCTGGCAAAGATGCAGCAGGACCTGGAGAAAAAAAAGGCCCTCATGAACGCCGATGCCCGGACACAAAAAGAAGAGGAACTCCGCCAAAAGCTCAAAGACCTGAAGCGTTACGCCGACGACAAGAAAGATGAATTTCAGCGAAAAGGAAACAGCCTGATGCAGGCGATCATGAAGGACCTGACAAAAATCGTTCAGGAGATCAGAAAAGAGAAGGGTTATACCGCCATCCTCGAACGATCCTCAGGAGGTGTGGTTTGCTGCTCCCCCTCGGTCGACATTACCGAAGAAGTGATCTCGGAATACGATAAGAGGAACAAATAA
- a CDS encoding bifunctional precorrin-2 dehydrogenase/sirohydrochlorin ferrochelatase has translation MNSYYPLFLNLEQMPVLVIGGGPVAERKVRVLLRYGAKVRLVSPALTKGLECLVEARRIACRRRSFRSSDMDRVRLAFCATDDDRLHRRAVREGKKRGVLLNVVDVPELCDFIVPSVIRRGDLTVAVSTGGASPALAKKIRRELAVRFGPEYGRFLKLLKGIRPQILEAVGDGKRRSRLFRKLADSQALALLRKGRTKEAREEIAVILKKHGVEER, from the coding sequence ATGAATTCCTATTATCCACTTTTTCTGAATCTGGAACAGATGCCCGTCCTCGTGATCGGCGGCGGGCCGGTGGCGGAACGGAAGGTGCGGGTGCTTCTGCGTTATGGCGCAAAGGTCCGCCTCGTAAGCCCCGCTTTGACGAAGGGACTGGAGTGCCTTGTCGAGGCCCGGCGGATTGCCTGCCGAAGGAGGTCTTTCCGTTCTTCGGACATGGACCGGGTTCGTCTTGCCTTCTGCGCGACCGATGATGACCGTCTCCATCGGAGGGCTGTGAGGGAAGGGAAAAAGCGAGGGGTGCTGCTGAATGTCGTTGATGTTCCGGAACTGTGCGATTTTATTGTCCCCTCCGTTATCCGGCGGGGAGATCTGACCGTGGCGGTTTCTACCGGGGGGGCCAGTCCCGCCCTGGCGAAAAAAATCCGTCGGGAGCTTGCGGTTCGTTTCGGTCCGGAGTACGGACGGTTTCTGAAGCTGCTCAAAGGAATTCGGCCGCAGATCCTGGAGGCCGTGGGTGACGGCAAGAGGCGCTCCCGCCTCTTTCGGAAACTGGCGGACTCGCAGGCCCTTGCCCTGTTGCGGAAGGGGCGCACAAAAGAGGCACGGGAGGAGATTGCGGTGATCCTGAAAAAACATGGTGTGGAGGAGAGGTGA
- the bamD gene encoding outer membrane protein assembly factor BamD produces the protein MNHNLSFRRAVLFLLLLTFLVVAGCFWKKKTLKKPPTARELYRQGINLEKKERYEEARKIFNKVKVMGTKSDLELLAQIAVADSYFEEKEYEAARTLYKEMFKLHSGGPVADYLLYRTGECHFWQIDTIDRDPTHAKEALKVFNRLLQDFPKSEYLAQARLRIKSIQTFLAENEFFIGEFYLRKNALFAAVNRFKEALDRYPDSGINDQLLFYLYKAYRDLKDEEHAEEYRKLLFEQYPNSEYIPSVRKLEQQGTKTSCVEKRAAECADRPLVSTGLAGTYQGKDRDARARRLLLLQARSSDDQCRATSGKTGSEEKEVLLKRSFLDKIIPW, from the coding sequence ATGAATCACAATCTTTCCTTCCGGCGGGCTGTCCTGTTTCTGTTGCTCCTGACTTTTCTGGTGGTGGCGGGATGTTTCTGGAAGAAGAAAACTCTGAAAAAACCTCCCACGGCCAGGGAGCTCTATCGTCAAGGGATTAATCTTGAAAAGAAGGAGAGATACGAAGAGGCCCGGAAGATTTTCAACAAGGTGAAGGTCATGGGGACGAAGAGCGACCTTGAACTTCTTGCCCAGATCGCCGTGGCGGACAGTTACTTTGAAGAGAAGGAATATGAAGCTGCCCGGACTCTTTATAAGGAGATGTTCAAGCTTCACTCTGGTGGACCCGTGGCCGATTATCTTCTCTACAGGACCGGGGAATGTCATTTCTGGCAGATCGATACCATCGATCGGGACCCGACCCATGCCAAAGAGGCGCTGAAGGTCTTCAATCGGCTGTTGCAGGATTTTCCGAAGAGTGAATACCTTGCACAGGCCCGGTTGCGGATTAAGTCGATCCAGACATTTCTGGCGGAGAATGAATTTTTTATTGGTGAGTTTTATCTCCGGAAAAACGCACTTTTTGCGGCGGTCAACCGCTTCAAGGAGGCGCTGGACCGCTATCCCGATTCCGGGATCAATGATCAGCTTCTTTTTTATCTTTACAAGGCATACCGGGACCTGAAGGATGAGGAGCATGCCGAGGAGTATCGGAAGCTTCTCTTTGAACAGTATCCCAACAGCGAATACATTCCCTCCGTTCGAAAGCTGGAACAGCAGGGGACGAAGACCTCCTGTGTGGAAAAGCGTGCGGCGGAGTGTGCCGACAGGCCTCTTGTCTCTACGGGACTGGCGGGGACCTATCAGGGGAAGGACCGGGATGCACGGGCTCGCCGGCTCCTGCTCCTGCAGGCCCGGAGCTCGGACGATCAATGCCGGGCAACGTCGGGTAAGACGGGATCAGAAGAGAAGGAAGTCCTGTTGAAGCGTTCTTTCCTTGACAAGATCATCCCCTGGTAG